Within the Fischerella sp. PCC 9605 genome, the region CTGGAACTACTGAGAGACTACGCTACCAAAAGAGGTAAAGATGGTTGGTTATCTCTGTGTAGTTCCATTCGGGAAATGGGAGAAATCCTTCTTGATGGTACTGCCCAACTCCAACAAAAAGCCACACATATCCAATCCCGCCGCGCTACCTATTTCCGGGATTGGCAAGAAGTCCTAGTAGCAGCCAGTGATGGCACTTTTGCTCGTGATATTCGCCTCACCCAATCTGTAGGATTTAGCCTCCTGTGTGCTGACGGCGCTCATCGTGCTTCCATCGGTGAACGTGCCGGCAACACCAGCGATCCCAACTTCTTGAAAACCTGGGATTATCAAGAATCAGCCGAGCATATCTCCGAAACCGCAGGTAAAATGCTTTACGCTGATTACGTAGAATCAGGTACTTATCCCATCATCATGGCTAATCACTTTGGTGGGGTGATCTTCCATGAAGCTTGCGGACATCTATTAGAAACAACGCAAATTGAACGCAAAACCTCTCCCTTTGCCGATAAAAAAGGCGAAAAAATTGCCCACGAAAGCCTAACAGCTTGGGATGAAGGGCGTACCGAACAAGCCTTTGGCACAATTGACATGGACGATGAAGGTATGCCAGCCCAAAGAACGCTATTGATTGAAAAAGGCGTTCTCAAAAACTTCTTGGCAGATAGATCTGGTTCTTGGCGTACCGGACACCCCAGAACCGGTAGCGGACGCCGTCAGAATTTTACCTTTGCTGCTGCTAGCCGGATGCGTAATACTTACATTGCTCCTGGAGAATACACAACAGAAGATTTATTTGCCTCTGTTGACAAAGGCATTTACTGTAAAAAAATGGGTGGTGGTAGCGTTGGCGCTACAGGTCAATTTAACTTTGGTGTAGACGAAGCTTACCTAATTGAAAATGGCAAAATTACCAAGCCACTCAAGGGAGCTATCTTGATTGGTGAAGCTAAGGAAATTATGAATAAAATTTCCATGTGTTCCCAAGATTTGTCTTTAGCCCCAGGTTTTTGTGGCTCGATTAGTGGCAGTATTTACACCACAGTAGGACAGCCTCACATCAAGGTTGATTCGATTACCGTTGGTGGACGCTAAGAATTTTTGGTGTCTTGGTGTCTTGGTGGTTAATAAAATACCAGATAAACCACAAAGACACAAAGACACAAAGAAGAAAATAGAGTTTCTGCGCTGCAAAATTTCAATTGCAAAGTTGAGTATGGCAAATATTAACGAGATTGCAACTTATGCCAAGGAAAGTGCACAAAAGCTTGGCATCACAAAATTCGACATCTATGGCTCTACAGTAGACCAAACTAGCGTACAAGTAGATCAAGGTGAGCCTAAGCAAGTGAAAGCTTCAAATCTTTCTGGTGTCACCGTGCGCGTTTGGAATGAAGAAAAGACAATGGGTGTCACTAGTACAACAGATGTAGACCCCAAAGGATTGGAATTAGCTTTAAAAACAGCCTATGAAGCTAGTTTTTTTGGTGTAAAAGAGAATGTTCCAGATTTTAGTCCCGAAGCTACTGTTCCTATCCCCAATAAATCTTCTGAGAAATCTCCTCAAGCACAAGTTTCTCAGCTCATAGAAAGCTTGCTAGCGGCTGAAAAAGAAGTCTTGGCAGCCCATCCGGCTATTCAGGGAGTGCCTTATAATAATCTGGCACAAAGAGATGTTGACAGATTCTATCTCAATAGCGATGGTGCGATGAGAACTGAGTCTCGTTCTGTGGCATCGATTTATCTTTACAGCAAAACAGAGGAAAACGGAAAAAAACCACGTAGTGCTGGTGCTTTTAGAATTAGCCGCAGTTTTGATTCGCTAGATGTCAACGGTTGTATTCAAGAAACAACAGAGAAAACTATCAGCCATTTGAACTATGAAAAAGTCAAGTCTGGTAAATATACTGTTGTTTTTTCACCGGATGCTTTCTTAAGTCTTTTGGGTGCTTTTTCTAATTTGTTTAATGCTCAGAATATTTTAGATAAACAAAGCCTGTCTACTCCTGATGATTTAGGAAAACAAATTGCTTCTCCTCTGCTTTGCGTGTGTGATGATGAATTGCATCCTGCTAATGTTGCTGCCGAAACTTTCGATGGTGAGGGAACTCCGACACGCCGAATTTCGTTGATTGAAAGTGGTGTTTTAAAAGGCTTTCTCCACAGTGCAGGCACTGCCAAAAGAATGAATGCCCAACCCACTGGTAATGCTAATATTGGTGCAAAAGTTACTGTTAGTCCCAACTTTTATCACGTCTCTGCTAGCGCACCAGCTGAACAAGAGTTGAGCTTGGAAACTGCCGAAAATGTGATTTTCATTGATGATTTACAAGCTCTCCATGCAGGAGTAAAGTCTTTGCAAGGTTCGTTTTCTCTGCCGTTTGATGGTTGGATTGTCAACAAAGGCGTCAAGACAAGTATTGAATCAGCAACTGTAGCTGGTGATTTTCTACAACTGTTGAAGTCAATTATTTTTGTAGAGAAAGAGGAAGAGTTGACTCCCGCAGGAGTTTGTCCAAGTGTCTGGGTTGATGGACTATCGATTACAGGGGAATAAAAGTTAGAAATTATGAATGAGCAAACTTTTGAGAATTTATAATTTCTAATTTATAGAAGGAAGGGTTTTTCTTCCTTCTTCAATTTTATGTAAAAGAGTAGCAATTTAAAATGCACCAGGGGCGCAGAGTCTCGGTGCAAAATTTTCATGTGCAGATTGAGCAGTAATTGCAACTATATATTTGTAAGTTAAGGTAGTTGTAGTTTTGATTGTACAGCACTTAAACTTATGAAAAAAATAATTATACCTGATGCTCTTAGAAGTCGTGTATTGCCACCCACAATCGGCTTAGGGTTAACTTCACTATTGTTATTTACCTTCTTTTTAGTTGATATATTTCGAGCTAGAGTTATAGATATTGATTACACAATGAAAATATTGAAAGAAAAACATCAAAAAGAAAACAAGAATTTTGGGATTTCTAAAGTAGTTTTTCAAAAAGGTTTTAATGATAAAGGGCCTGATTTGAGATGCATAACTTGGTCTTCAAAGCTTTTATATAGTGGCTGGAACAACGATAAAAAAGACCGTGATTTTTTTATTGACTACTATGTACCTTCTGGCAAAAAAGCTATTATTTGTGCAACACCTGCATTAGCCGCTTCGCTATCTGCACATCCTAAGAAAAGATTTTTATATGAAGTATCAAAGACTGAGTTAGATGATGGATTATATGTTCGAGTTGTTGTCGGAGTTTCAGAGGTAAGAGAGACTTGTAAATTAGTGACAGGCAGTGTAGATTGTGCGAACTCAATATTAGGACGACAAGCAATAGTGAAATATGAACCATAGGAAAGAGTGGGGAGATGGGGAGATGGGGAGATGGGGGGAGTAGGGAAATAAATACTAACCACTAACCACCAACCACTAATTACTAACTACTAACTACTCTCTTGATTATGTCGCTTTGGTAAGGAAACTATGACTTTGGTTCCTAGTCCAATTTGACTTTCTAAAGCGATACTACCTCTATGTAACTCTACGCAAGCTTTCGCGATCGCCAACCCTAAACCTGTTCCAGAGATTGTGTCAACGTTACTTCCACGACTGAAGGGTTGAAACAAGTTTTCTTGGTCTTCTATTGGTATACCTATTCCCCAATCTTGAACGTAAAATATAATCTGCGATTCTTTCCCAATCAGGTGAAACTCTACCTTGCCTCCATTCGGAGAGTATTTAATCGCATTCGACATTAAGTTAGTAAAAATTAGTCGCAAAAGTCCCCGATCGCCCCAAAAACCCTTGTAATTACCAGTACAGTTAAAAATTAATTCATGGCGATCGCTTGCTATTTCTTGCTGTTCTTCTATCAAAGCAGAGAAAAAAGGCAGCAAATCGAGCAGAATTGGCTTAAATTTGGCTTTATCTAATTCAAATTGATTCACGACTAGCATATCATCCATCAATTTGGACATATGTCGTGCTTTCTGCTCAATGATTTGCAGAAACTTCTGTTTTTTACACTCCTCTAGTAGTTCACCATGTTGCTTGAGGGTGGACGCAGCAGCGAGGATAGAAGCTAACGGCGTTCGATACTCGTGGGAAATAGTAGCGACGATTTGCGATTTAAATGTGTTGAGTTGCTTTTCTTTTTGTAGCGCCGCTTGAGTCTGTGCTAGCAATTCCGCTTGTTGAATGGCGATCGCTAGTTGCACTGACACTTCATGAAGTATTTCTAGTTCATCAGATTGCCACTCTCGCTTTAGAGAAAATTCATCAGCAATCAAAAAACCCCAAGGCTTTGATGTTGATTCTCCATTGTTACTTAAAGTTATGGGAACTATGAGATTTGTTTCACTGTAAAATGCCTCTAGCGAATTGAAGCAGCGATCGCTTAACTCAGCTTCATATACCTTGGCTGTTACTGGCGGAAAAATCAGAGAATTGCTTTTCTGCTTGTGCCAAGTACTTGTTTGTAACCACCCAGAATGAGATAAAAAACCACCAGTTATTAACTGATCTGGTCGTGCAATTCCGGAGTTGGTATTATATGTTGTCTCTAAGCACTCACCGGAGCAAGCAACAGTCTTAACACCAATTTCTGGAAACAATTGACATACCATGACGCGATCGCACTTGAGAAGTTGCTGCACTTCCACCACAGCCGTATGCAAAATTTGCTCCAAATCGAGAGACTGACGAATTCGCAGCAGCATAGCGGCAATCAGGCGTTGTCGTTCTTGAGTTTTGTTTAGCTGTGTTTGCAGCCAAGATTGCTTGATCGCGTTGCGAACTGCCAATTGCAATACATCCGGTTTCACATGTTGCTTAACCAAATAATCCTGAACACCCCTTTTCATTGCTTGCACGGCAACCTCTTCATCGCCGCGTCCTGTCAGCATAATCACGGGTATGGATATCTCTAATTTTTGCCGCCTCAACCGATCGAGAAAGTCTAGTCCGCTCATATCAGGCAAGCAAAAATCTAGCAGAATGACATCGCAGCGTGTTTCTTGGCACAAGCTAAGCGCATCCCCTGCCGAGTCTGCCTCCAAAATTTGGTAAGACTGGTGAGGATCTTTTTGAAGAAATCTACGATAGATTTTCCGATCTGCTGCACAGTCATCAATGATGAGTAGCGTCGAGGCATACGGCATAGGAATATGAGGCAGAGGTACAAAACTCTTTACTCAACATTGCCATATATTGCGAAATTATAAAAAAAAACTAAAAGAAATGTAAAATAAATCTAAACATTAGTTGTTTGTTGTTGGTTGTTTGTTGTTTGTTGGTTGTTCCTGCAACCACCAACCACCAACCACCAACCACCAACCACTAACCACCAACCACTAACCACCAACCACTAACCACCAACTAAACAGGTGGTATATTAACCTCCAGCCAATAGTCTACAAATGCTTGAACAGTCTTTTGAAGCTCTTGAGCATCCATAGGCTTGATCAGATAGCCATTTGCACCCTTTTGGTAACACAATTCAATATCCTTGGGGTTAGATGATGTGGTGAAAACAATGACGGGAATCTCCTTGAAACTCTTGTCTTGCTTTAACTGTTCTAGAATTTCACGACCATCAATACCTGGCAAATTCAGGTCGAGCAAAATTACAGAAGGTCGTGGCGCTACATCTATGTTTTTATAATTCCCTTCTTGATAAAGGTAGTCTAAAACTTCATCCCCATTAGTACAGCGATAGATAGGATTTTTGACAGCCATACGCCGCATTAGGCGTTGCAGTATCCTAAAATCCTCATTGCTGTCCTCAACAACCAGCAGTGGATCGTTAAGTTTTGTTGTCATCAGCGGTCTTCGGTCTTAAAAATTTTGCATTAAAATGAAATTTTTTTTAATATATCTTAACTTATTCCAGAGTTAAGTAAAACGTCGATCCTTCACCTACGGTAGACTCAACCCAAATTCGACCGCCGTGACGCTCAATAATCTTCTTGGCAATAGCTAGTCCCGCACCTGTTCCACCACCGTATTTTTCCTGAGAGTGAAGCCGCTTAAAGAGTTTGAAGATGGTTTGGTAGTGATGGGGTGGAATACCGATGCCGTTATCCTGTACGTAGAAAATAGGTGGGGATTGGGAACAAGAGGAGGGGGAGAGAGGAGGAGGGGAGCCACTGCGTTGCGGAGGTTCCCTCCGTTGTAGCATGTGGCGTGGAGAGGGGGGGAGATTACCCGTGTCCTCTTTGTCCAGATAGCCAATCTCAACCCATTGTTCTGCCTTGTCGTTGTATTTAAAGGCATTAGCGATCAAATTACTGAAGACTTCGCTAACAAGAACTGGGTCACACTGAATTGTTGGTAAAGGTCTGTTAATGCGAATATCGAGGTTAGCTTGCTGACGGCTAGCGTGAAAGACATTTATAACTTGATTGAGTAATTCGTTTAAATCTGTCGCTTGTAGGTGCAGTTCCGCTTGTCCTAGCTGCGATAGCCGCAACAGACCATTAATCAAAGTTTCCATCCGCACCGACAAAGACACTATCGTCTGCAAGAACTCTATGCCATCCTCATCTAGCACGGGTGCATAGTCTTCTAACAGAATTGTCGAGTAATTATAGATGCCCCGCAAAGGTTCTTTGAGGTCGTGGGAAGCAGCATAAGCAAATGAAGCGAGTTCGTGGTTGCTGCGTTCTAACTCCAGGTTAATCTTGGCTAACTCTTCTGCCTTTTTCAACACAATACCCACGATCGCATTTCTAAGACTGAGGGCGCTGTCAAGTTCGCACTGCTTCCAGGGTTCGGAAGTTAATTGCACGATTTCTTGCCACTGTGCAAAGGATTTTCTCGGACAAAGGGTGATACTGCCATCTGAGTGAACCTGAATCGATTCATCGGGATTACCTGCCCAGTTCACGGTGCGGATGACTTCAGGGCGAAACCACAGAATGTAATAGTGCCGCAGTTTAGAAATCCGTAGTAGCAGCAAACCACTAGCTGTATCTTTGCATGAGCGAGCCTCTGGATAAAGCTTTGGTAGAGAATCGGTATAAAATATATTGTCTTTTACTTGGGTATCTGCCCAGTCAATCAGCGATCGCACATTTTCAATATCTGGTGTTGCCCCAACTAGCGTAATTTCCCGATCCAAACACACTGCGGCTCCAGTTGCACCCACAACACCCAGCAAGCGGGGTTCAGGCTGAACTAATGCATCCCTGAAATTATCTGCTTGAGAAATGGATTCCACAACACCAGAACGCAGAGACTCCAATCTGGCTTTATAGTCCACTTCTTCCTGAATGACTTTATTTGCTAACTCAGATGACACGATCTGTCCCAACAATTCACAGCCAGCCCGGACTTCGTAAGGGACAAACTTGGGAGTTTGATGGTGACAAGAAATCAATCCCCACAGCTTTTGATCTTGGATGAGCGAAATGACCATAATAGCCGCCACACCCATGTTTTGATGAAATTCCACACAACAGGGATGAACGCTTCGCAGCACTGACAGACTTAAATCAACTGGAGTAACATCTGTTGTAGGCATCAACTCCACAGGCTGGGCATTTAAATCAGGTATAAATCGCAGCAAACCGCGCCGATATAACTCCCTCGCCTGCTCGGGAATGTCTGTCGCTGGATAGTGGAGTCCTAAATAAGGTGAGAACTCTTCTTGCTTGGCTTCAGCAATCACCATCCCTGCTCCCTGGTGGTCGAATTGGTAGACCATAACTCTGTCATAGCCTGTGATTCTTCGGACTTCTACTGCTGCTAATTGTAAAAATTCTATCAGGTTGGTTGTGCGTTTTAATTTTGCGATCGCCCCTTTCACCAAGGTATGCAGATTCAAGAAATTTACCTTGGCTTGTGAGTGAGTTGATTCTAGCTCCAGAATCACAGCATCTGTTGTCCGATGCACAAAACCGTCAAAGTATTGTTCACCTGCACTTGTGCAGATTGACAACTTCAGGTAATTAACAACCTCAGAGTCTTGTTGCAAGCACTGGGCGATCGCTTCTAGCTGTGATGCATCAAGCAAATAACTAAGCGGTTGACCAAGCAGTTCCTCTGGCAGTTTACCCAAATAATCTTGGCTATTGTTGCTAACTTTTAGTATCTCTAACTGAGTACTAAGCGCCAATAGTAAACCATGAGGCTGAATCAAGCCAGGATTAAGAATTAGTTCGTCGTGGCTAGTCGAGAGCAACTCCAAACAACGGGATTTACAACAGAACTTTACTTTAATTACACTTTGGGGTTTTGTTTGCATTACCCCAAATTGTGCTAACTCTTTATAATTTTAATATTTTTTAAAAAAATTGCATAGATGTAAATCTAAATTAAAGAGAAAAAACTCTTGATACGTCATCCTAAAGAGTGAAAATTTTCGAGGGTATTGGGGATTGGGCAAAAATAAGTCAAAAATTAAAAGCTAAAAGTAAAAAGAAAGAATTTTTTCTTTTACCTTTTTACTTTTTACTTTTTACTTTTCCAGTTTCTTTGCCCCTTGCCCCAGTCCCCAGTCCCCTGTTTATGCCTTTTGAGGGATGCAATTTTGTTAAGGAAATAAATTATTCTCTCTAAAGGGAGGTATAAGGTTAACGTAACAAAATTTCATGACATTATATATAGCCATAGCTTAGGTAAGCTCATGCGAAAACTCCTGTTGGAGTTGGAACTGATTCAGGAGACATTTGCCACCGAGTGGAAGGTAAACCTTACCAACGATTGATCAATAGGAAAACGGGCAAGCAATTTCTTCTCCTTTAACAATGGCAAGAATTAGTAGCATGCTGCACCAGCAAAAAAATAAAGCTCAACACCTTCTCATCAACAACTTCCCAATAAGGAGCGCTTGAGATGATCCAGCAACAAGCGAATTCTCTGGAGGGCGTATTTGCTGGCGGTGGACAGATGGGTGCTTTAATGCGTCGCTTTGACTGGGCAAACACTTACCTTAGTTCTGTAGAAAATTGGCCTCAAAGCTTGCGTACAGCCGTCAGTATTCTACTTAACTCCTGCTCTCCCAGCGTGATTTATTGGGGAACCGAGTTCATCAAATTCTACAACGATGCTTATATTCCTATCCTTGCAGAAAAGCATCCTCATGCGCTCGGACAAACAATTACCCAAGTCTGGCCAGAACTTTGGCTTGCCATCAGGTCTAAGCTTGAGAGAGTCATAGATACTGGTGAACCCGCTATCTCGGAAGACATGCAACTATTTATAAACCGCAGCGGATATCTGGAAGAAGTCTACATGACTTTTTCCTACAGTCCTATCCGTAATGAAAGCGGTAATGTGGGAGGTATATTTGTTAACTGTACCAATAGAACTCAAACTGTCATAGGTCAACGGCGTTTGAAAACCATACGGGACTTAGCAGCAAGAAGTAGTGATGCTGCAACAGTGAGGGATGCCTGCCGTTTAGTAATGGAAAGTTTGGCTAGCAATCCTACTGATATACCTTTCGCTCTATTGTATTTAATAGAGCCTGGAAACAAAGCACAATTGGTAGAACAAGTAGGCTGTATAACAGTAAATACAACTAAGATAAAAGTAATAGATTTATCAAGTGATATGATTTGGCATTTTGCCAAAGTAATCGAAACAGGACAGCCTGTGGTAATAGATAACCTACCCAATCGTTGCGATTGTTTGCGAACAGGAAGTTGGGCAGAGCCAACACAGACAGCTTTAGTGTTGCCCATAGCACAACCTGGTAAAAAGCAGCCAGTGGGAATTTTGGTAGTTGGGGTCAATAATAGACGTGCCTTAGATGAAGATTACCGGGCTTTTTTTGAATTGGTTGCCACAGAAATCAAAAATGCGATCGCCAATGCTCGTGTCTGTGAAGAAGAACGCAAACGCACCGAAACCTTGGCAGAACTGGACAGCGCCAATTTGAAACTAGCGCAACTTTGCCAAGAAACCACAGAGTACGAGCGACGGTTACGGGTGGTCAGTGAAGCGGCACGCGATCGGCTTCACACTATCCTAGAAAGCATTACCGACGGCTTTATAGCATTAGACAAAGACTGGCAGATTGTGTATGTTAATCAAAAAGTTGCCAGAAATAACGGGCAAACAGCCGCCGAGATCGTTGGCAAGAATTTCTGGGAGCAGTGGCCTTGGTCAGTGGGAACGCAAGTAGAACAAGAATATCACCGTGCCGTAACTGAGCAAGTTGCAGTCCATTTTGAAATTCTCTATGAACCCCTCAATGTCTGGTTAGAAATTCATGCTTATCCCTCTGAAGATGGACTGAACATTTTTTTCCGCGATATCACTCAGCGCAAACAGCTGGAACAAGACCTGCAAGCTTCGGAAACTAGGTTAAATGATATCCTCAACTCTGCTGGAGCCTCAATTGGTAGTTATCGCTTTTACCCCGATCGTCACCGAGAAATTGACTATCAATCTGCGGGTTATGAAACAGTCTTTGGCTATACACCCGCAGAACTCACCCCAGAAATCTGGGTGTCACGAATTCCTCCTGAAGATTTAGAGGCTGTCTGTTCACAGGCATTTGCAGCAATCTTCGCAGGGAAAACCGTTACAATTGAGTACCGCTTCTCTCACAAAGATGGTTCCCTGCGTTGGGTGGCAGAAACCATCACTTCTCGTTGGAATGAAGCAGAAGGTTATTGGATTGTAACTATCGTTGGATTTGACATCACGGCTCGCAAACAGGCAGAAGAGGCTCTGCGGCAGAGTGAAACTCATTTAGCAATGGCTCAAAGAGTTGCTCAAGTTGGTAGTTGGGAGTTTGATTTAAACAGCCAGAAAATTAGCTGGTCAGAGACTACGTTTCAGCATTGGGGATTTGATCCGACCCAAGGCGAACCGAGTTATGGTGAACTGCTTGAGAGGGTTACTCCAGAAGATCGAGAGATTCTGTCCCAAGCTGTTGAACTAGCGATCGCGCAGAAAGTTCCTTACACCTTTGATCTACGGATTGTGCGACCAGATGGTTCAATTCGATATTTGGATTCTCGCGGAGAACCTGTTGTCAATGAGCGGGGACAAGTCATGAAGCTAATTGGAACATCACTGGATGTAACCGATCGCAGACACACAGAGGAAGCACTTCGAGAAAGCGAACAGTTTTTACGCAGTATCTATGAAGGAATTGAAGCAGCAGTTTTTATCGTTGATGTGCTAGAGGATGGAGGATTTCGCTATGTCGGAATTAACCCTGCCCACGAACGGATATCTGGACTGGAATCTTCAGCATTAAGCGGCAAAACCCCGGAGCAAGTACTTATTCCGGAAATGGCACAGGCTGTAACTCAACGGTATCGTCAATGTATTGAAGCCGGAAAGCGCATTAGTTATGAAGAGTGCCTTGTACTCGAAGGCAAAAAAACCTGGTGGATCACAAACCTAACCCCATTACGAGACAGCAACTCACGCATCTATCGCCTGATTGGTACTTGCTTTAACATCAACGATCGCAAACAAGCAGAATTAGAATTGCAGCAGGCAAAAGAAGCAGCAGAAACAGCAAGCCGAATCAAAGATGAATTTTTGGCAGTTCTCTCTCATGAACTCCGTTCTCCCCTGAACCCAATTCTGGCCTGGGCACAGCTTTTGCGATCGCGAAAGTTCGATCAAGCAACAACAGATCGCGCCCTAGAAACAATTGAGCGCAACGCCAAGTTACAGACTCAACTCATCGAAGACTTACTGGATGTGTCTCGGATCATTCAAGGCAAGCTGAGTTTGCATTTTAAACCAGTGAATTTAGTTGCCGTGATTGAGAACGCGCTGGAGGAGATTCGTTTAGCAGCACAAGCCAAAGCCATCCAAATTCAAACTTTTTTAGATTCTGCTCCCAACCAAGTTGAGGGAGACTCAAACCGTTTGCAACAAGTGGTTTGGAATTTGCTCTCGAACGCAGTAAAATTCACTCCTGAAGGAGGACAGGTCACGGTCAAACTAGAGTACTGTGACTGTTATGCTCAAATTCAGGTAAGCGATACAGGCAAAGGTATCAGTCCCGAGTTTCTTCCTCATGTTTTTAAACGCTTTAGCCAAGAAAGTAGCTCTACAAGCAGGGAGTTTGGTGGACTAGGGCTAGGATTAGCCATTGTTCACTATTTGACAAAGCTACACAGAGGTTGCGTACAAGCAGAAAGTCAGGGAGAGCAACTAGGGGCAACATTTACAATCAGATTGCCGTTGATCGTGAGTAAATAACGTGTCCGTTTGAATACTTATACTGTCGCCTAGGTTGGTAATGGGTAATGGGTAAATACTAGCAGAAGTGCTGGTGTTGGAGAGGTTGCTAAAGAAATTGCGCCGCTATAACATACGAGCATTTGTAGATTTATGTTATTGTTAGTTCCAAGGATTATATTCGGTTGTGTGCAGTTTGTTTTTCTCTATTTACAAGCCTCTCTCCGAATCTAACTCTCTACACCATTTGATTCTGGAGATATTTTATGTCAATTTATGTCGGCAATCTGTCCTATGAGGTTGAGCAAGAAAACCTCAAACAAGTCTTTTCAGAATATGGAACTGTTAAGAGCGTTCAACTGCCTACAGACCGGGAAACTGGCCGTGTGCGAGGTTTTGCCTTTGTAGAAATGGGAACAGATGCCGAAGAAGCAGCGGCAATTGAGGCTCTTGATGGCGCTGAGTGGATGGGTCGTAACCTGAAGGTTAATAAGGCTAAGCCGCGTGAAGACAGAGGTTCATCCGGTGGTAGACGCGGAGGAAACAATGGTGGAGGATACTTTCGACGCTACTAAGGTTTGAGACAAGCAATTTAACTCTAAGGTCTCTCGGGCAGACAAGGAGTCTGCCCTTTTTTTTTCGCGCTCTGGTCTACTGGATGGCTTACAAACTACCCAGTACCAATTAAATAGGAGATAGAATGACCCAAATAGTTGTGGGCGAAAATGAAGGAATCGAGTCAGCCTTGCGTCGATTTAAGCGACAAGTTTCCAAGGCTGGGATTTTTCCAGATATAAAGAAACATCGTCATTTTGAAACGCCAGGGCAAAAACGCAAGCGCAAAGAAGTTGCCAAGCACAAGCAGCGTAAGAAACGTTTCCGCAATTGAGGACAAGTGTCAGTCAATGAAGCCACGCAATTATTTTCTTAATATCTGTAGCAACCGTGACTCCAGAAGCCAAACACACTGTTAGCGAACTAAGGCTTAAGTTCTACTCTCTCTTCGCTGCTGCTATGAATGTGCCGATGAGAGTAACTGGTGCATCCTATAGCAGTAATTCCCCGATCGTATTTTGGGTGGACGATCGGCAACGACTGAACTATATGAATGTTTACGCTTACACAGCACCTGATGAATTTATCCCATTACGCCCGTTCATTCTTCGTCTGGCTATTAACAAGAGTGCTTTTCGAGACATGATAGTAAAAAAGGGGCTAAAATATCGAGGTCTTAATCGAGCATGGAACTTCGAGTTAACTTTATTGCCAAGGGAAATCTTAGACTTTCTCCCTTGGATAGTTAGCTTAGTTGAGGCTTATGACAAAGGTTCACCCTCGTTGCTGGTGTCACCACCCCATCCATTTGAATTTCAAATGCCAGCAGTCGGGTTACTTAATCAAGCATGGACTGAGAAAGCTTGGGAACTTGCGAACTTAACAATGTTCTGTTAGGGGTAACACCTCTGATTTTCAGTTCTACCCCTATTAGTTCTAATGCTTCAAGCTGCTATAACACCTAATGCTAGAGAAGCTCTTAGGGAATTTCAAAACGGATTGCAGACTCATTTACCTCAGGTGAAAGAGTCTTCTCAGTAAACAATTGCTTATGCGTTCGCCTGTCTTTACTGCAAAGGGTCGAGCAGAAATGCATGACTTTCACGTTACGCATTTCTGCTCA harbors:
- a CDS encoding TldD/PmbA family protein — encoded protein: MLTNTLLLSKQLPTLQYTSTTERFDETWEAPLATLLGLGRAAGADFIEFFLERVNYISCLAEEDAITSITPRLSTGAGVRVFKGHGDCYVSTNDLSFSGLKAALEKGLSILGLQLPAPNAFIPEINLELLRDYATKRGKDGWLSLCSSIREMGEILLDGTAQLQQKATHIQSRRATYFRDWQEVLVAASDGTFARDIRLTQSVGFSLLCADGAHRASIGERAGNTSDPNFLKTWDYQESAEHISETAGKMLYADYVESGTYPIIMANHFGGVIFHEACGHLLETTQIERKTSPFADKKGEKIAHESLTAWDEGRTEQAFGTIDMDDEGMPAQRTLLIEKGVLKNFLADRSGSWRTGHPRTGSGRRQNFTFAAASRMRNTYIAPGEYTTEDLFASVDKGIYCKKMGGGSVGATGQFNFGVDEAYLIENGKITKPLKGAILIGEAKEIMNKISMCSQDLSLAPGFCGSISGSIYTTVGQPHIKVDSITVGGR
- a CDS encoding TldD/PmbA family protein — its product is MANINEIATYAKESAQKLGITKFDIYGSTVDQTSVQVDQGEPKQVKASNLSGVTVRVWNEEKTMGVTSTTDVDPKGLELALKTAYEASFFGVKENVPDFSPEATVPIPNKSSEKSPQAQVSQLIESLLAAEKEVLAAHPAIQGVPYNNLAQRDVDRFYLNSDGAMRTESRSVASIYLYSKTEENGKKPRSAGAFRISRSFDSLDVNGCIQETTEKTISHLNYEKVKSGKYTVVFSPDAFLSLLGAFSNLFNAQNILDKQSLSTPDDLGKQIASPLLCVCDDELHPANVAAETFDGEGTPTRRISLIESGVLKGFLHSAGTAKRMNAQPTGNANIGAKVTVSPNFYHVSASAPAEQELSLETAENVIFIDDLQALHAGVKSLQGSFSLPFDGWIVNKGVKTSIESATVAGDFLQLLKSIIFVEKEEELTPAGVCPSVWVDGLSITGE
- a CDS encoding hybrid sensor histidine kinase/response regulator, with protein sequence MPYASTLLIIDDCAADRKIYRRFLQKDPHQSYQILEADSAGDALSLCQETRCDVILLDFCLPDMSGLDFLDRLRRQKLEISIPVIMLTGRGDEEVAVQAMKRGVQDYLVKQHVKPDVLQLAVRNAIKQSWLQTQLNKTQERQRLIAAMLLRIRQSLDLEQILHTAVVEVQQLLKCDRVMVCQLFPEIGVKTVACSGECLETTYNTNSGIARPDQLITGGFLSHSGWLQTSTWHKQKSNSLIFPPVTAKVYEAELSDRCFNSLEAFYSETNLIVPITLSNNGESTSKPWGFLIADEFSLKREWQSDELEILHEVSVQLAIAIQQAELLAQTQAALQKEKQLNTFKSQIVATISHEYRTPLASILAAASTLKQHGELLEECKKQKFLQIIEQKARHMSKLMDDMLVVNQFELDKAKFKPILLDLLPFFSALIEEQQEIASDRHELIFNCTGNYKGFWGDRGLLRLIFTNLMSNAIKYSPNGGKVEFHLIGKESQIIFYVQDWGIGIPIEDQENLFQPFSRGSNVDTISGTGLGLAIAKACVELHRGSIALESQIGLGTKVIVSLPKRHNQESS
- a CDS encoding response regulator: MTTKLNDPLLVVEDSNEDFRILQRLMRRMAVKNPIYRCTNGDEVLDYLYQEGNYKNIDVAPRPSVILLDLNLPGIDGREILEQLKQDKSFKEIPVIVFTTSSNPKDIELCYQKGANGYLIKPMDAQELQKTVQAFVDYWLEVNIPPV